A single window of Triplophysa rosa linkage group LG2, Trosa_1v2, whole genome shotgun sequence DNA harbors:
- the LOC130548198 gene encoding DDRGK domain-containing protein 1-like isoform X2 produces MDVVIYILSASILLILILFAVKFRARVETADREHAQNVAVRAAARPQAAVEERSAGMPRRRRNLHSRVTAQQRIQQNTPDDEADPVEADEIEEDRHPSEERPQAAGKVGAKKQRKLEEKQARKAQREAEMEEREERKKMQELRDQERQKEDENERLQEQKQEEELRRAKEEQERREEEEYQRLKEAFVIEEQGESEELTEQESRNLLQEFIDYVKKSKVVLLEDLASHFGMRTQDAIARLQDLMAQGSLTGVIDDRGKFIFITPEELNAVADFIRQRGRVSIAELARASNTLINLNPDIQSS; encoded by the exons ATGGATGTAGTTATTTATATACTATCTGCGAGTATTCTGCTCATTCTCATACTGTTTGCTGTGAAATTTCGTGCGCGTGTCGAGACAG CAGATCGTGAGCACGCTCAGAATGTGGCGGTTAGAGCCGCAGCGCGTCCACAGGCGGCGGTGGAGGAACGGTCGGCAGGGATGCCCCGTCGCCGTAGAAACCTCCACAGCAGGGTGACTGCACAGCAACGGATACAGCAAAACACACCAGACGACG AGGCCGATCCTGTAGAAGCAGATGAGATTGAAGAGGACAGACATCCGTCTGAAGAACGTCCTCAAGCCGCTGGTAAAGTTGGAGCGAAGAAACAGAGGAAGCTGGAGGAGAAACAGGCTCGGAAAGCTCAGAGAGAG gCAGAAATGgaggaacgagaggagaggaaGAAAATGCAGGAGCTCAGAGAccaagagagacagaaagaggacGAGAACGAGCGACTCCAGGAGCAGAAACAG GAAGAGGAGTTGCGGCGAGCCAAAGAGGAGcaggagaggagagaagaggagGAGTATCAGAGACTGAAGGAGGCTTTTGTGATTGAGGAGCAGGGAGAGTCGGAGGAGCTCACGGAGCAGGAG tCTCGTAACCTTTTGCAAGAGTTCATCGATTATGTCAAG AAATCTAAAGTGGTTTTATTGGAGGATTTGGCGTCTCACTTTGGGATGCGCACACAG gatgCTATTGCCAGACTGCAGGATTTGATGGCACAAGGTTCTCTCAcag GGGTGATTGATGACAGAGGAAAGTTTATTTTCATCACCCCGGAGGAGCTGAACGCTGTGGCTGACTTTATCAGACAGAGAGGACGAGTGTCTATCGCAGAACTGGCCCGAGCCAGTAACACCCTCATCAACCTGAACCCTGACATCCAGAGCTCATAA
- the LOC130548198 gene encoding DDRGK domain-containing protein 1-like isoform X1, with protein MDVVIYILSASILLILILFAVKFRARVETAADREHAQNVAVRAAARPQAAVEERSAGMPRRRRNLHSRVTAQQRIQQNTPDDEADPVEADEIEEDRHPSEERPQAAGKVGAKKQRKLEEKQARKAQREAEMEEREERKKMQELRDQERQKEDENERLQEQKQEEELRRAKEEQERREEEEYQRLKEAFVIEEQGESEELTEQESRNLLQEFIDYVKKSKVVLLEDLASHFGMRTQDAIARLQDLMAQGSLTGVIDDRGKFIFITPEELNAVADFIRQRGRVSIAELARASNTLINLNPDIQSS; from the exons ATGGATGTAGTTATTTATATACTATCTGCGAGTATTCTGCTCATTCTCATACTGTTTGCTGTGAAATTTCGTGCGCGTGTCGAGACAG CAGCAGATCGTGAGCACGCTCAGAATGTGGCGGTTAGAGCCGCAGCGCGTCCACAGGCGGCGGTGGAGGAACGGTCGGCAGGGATGCCCCGTCGCCGTAGAAACCTCCACAGCAGGGTGACTGCACAGCAACGGATACAGCAAAACACACCAGACGACG AGGCCGATCCTGTAGAAGCAGATGAGATTGAAGAGGACAGACATCCGTCTGAAGAACGTCCTCAAGCCGCTGGTAAAGTTGGAGCGAAGAAACAGAGGAAGCTGGAGGAGAAACAGGCTCGGAAAGCTCAGAGAGAG gCAGAAATGgaggaacgagaggagaggaaGAAAATGCAGGAGCTCAGAGAccaagagagacagaaagaggacGAGAACGAGCGACTCCAGGAGCAGAAACAG GAAGAGGAGTTGCGGCGAGCCAAAGAGGAGcaggagaggagagaagaggagGAGTATCAGAGACTGAAGGAGGCTTTTGTGATTGAGGAGCAGGGAGAGTCGGAGGAGCTCACGGAGCAGGAG tCTCGTAACCTTTTGCAAGAGTTCATCGATTATGTCAAG AAATCTAAAGTGGTTTTATTGGAGGATTTGGCGTCTCACTTTGGGATGCGCACACAG gatgCTATTGCCAGACTGCAGGATTTGATGGCACAAGGTTCTCTCAcag GGGTGATTGATGACAGAGGAAAGTTTATTTTCATCACCCCGGAGGAGCTGAACGCTGTGGCTGACTTTATCAGACAGAGAGGACGAGTGTCTATCGCAGAACTGGCCCGAGCCAGTAACACCCTCATCAACCTGAACCCTGACATCCAGAGCTCATAA